From Deinococcus aerolatus:
AGAACCTAGCATAGGCGGCATAGAGTACCGAACGGACAGGTGTGAATGCCGTATCGACAATACGGTAGGCTGCCGCGTAGACGCCGGCCGCCTCAGCGCTGACCAGCCGGGCAAGCATAATTTTATCGATATCGTTGTAGATGCTCTGGGCACTGAGACTCAGCGCAAAAGCACCACCCTCGCGGGCTTCCTGTCTGACTGGACGCAAGGACAGCGGTCCCCAGCCCAAGTCACGGCGCACCAACGTCACTGCACAGATGGCACTGACAGCGGTACTGATGAAGAACAAGGCAGACCAGGCCAGCGCAGTCTTCGGCACCGGCAGTGCGAAGAGCAGGCCCGCAGCCGCCAACCTCACCAGCGCAGGAAATAGCTGAATCGCCGCTGTTCTGTCCAGCCGATTGAATGCCTGGAAGGCCTGTCCGGAAACATCAATCAGACGGGCGAACAGCAGATCAGACAGGGCCACCAGCAGCAGCAAAGTCAGCGGCAAACCGGGAGGAAGGACGAATTGTGCCACTGCGATGACTAAGAGCGTTAGGGCCAAGGATGTGGTAAGCGTCGTCGCCACAGCCGCGCCCCAATAGGTAGGAAAGGTCTGATGGTCACGGACAGTATGTTTGATTAATAGGTTGCCGCTTCCCCAACTGGCGAAGGGTGCAGCGATGGCCACCAAAGCGGTCACCGCCACGAAACTACCATACTGTGCGCTTCCCAGTGCACGGGCAATCAGCACGAAGTACAGGAGTTGCACGCCCGCTCGTAGTGCCTGACCGCCCATCATCCATAGGCTGTTTGTCCTCAGGTTGGCATCCGTCATAAATTACAGTGCGTGGGCTTTTGAGATAGGGGCGCGGGCACCGTTGTGGGTGATGAGAATTTGCTCCAGACCGACGCAAAGCGTCCCGTCCAACAGCCAACCGGCGGCCTCGATTTCAGGCCTCTTCGTGTTGGGACATTCTCCGATAACAATCCGAACCTCACCTCCAGATTCCTTCTCAGCACCATTCCCGGTATGTCTACTAGTTTGAGCAGGGTGGTTTGTCCAATTGCCAAATCCACCGTATCTTGGTACTTCATATTCATTAGGCACACAATGTCCTCCACCGGAATGTCAATGTACTGGAAGCTGCGCGGAGTTTTACACCGCACGAGTGCTCCATAGAGGTCATTTGAAAATTCAATGACAGAGGGCCCCCCAGCCACGCCCTGGTTATGCGGCTGAACGACTATCAGTGAGCTATTCTGTCTCCCCCAAGCCCCATCAAGCGCACCATACGCGGACGGCCTCGCCGTCCTGACCGGGAGGTTCTTGACGGCATCACATGGTAGTGCTCCAGAAATCCCGACAGAAAATGGCCCACCCGTTGAGAGGGTCGGGCACACTGGAGGG
This genomic window contains:
- a CDS encoding lipopolysaccharide biosynthesis protein, with protein sequence MTDANLRTNSLWMMGGQALRAGVQLLYFVLIARALGSAQYGSFVAVTALVAIAAPFASWGSGNLLIKHTVRDHQTFPTYWGAAVATTLTTSLALTLLVIAVAQFVLPPGLPLTLLLLVALSDLLFARLIDVSGQAFQAFNRLDRTAAIQLFPALVRLAAAGLLFALPVPKTALAWSALFFISTAVSAICAVTLVRRDLGWGPLSLRPVRQEAREGGAFALSLSAQSIYNDIDKIMLARLVSAEAAGVYAAAYRIVDTAFTPVRSVLYAAYARFFQRGQSGLRGSTAFALQLLPWTGGYSLLIAAVLWLCAPALPLLFGADFAATADVLRWLSPLVLLKTLHYFAADALTGAGYQGTRSAVQVGVAVVNGLLNLWLLPRYGWLGAVWASLASDLLLVLTLWSIVAFKTRKSFPLG